Genomic segment of Hydractinia symbiolongicarpus strain clone_291-10 chromosome 5, HSymV2.1, whole genome shotgun sequence:
AGCTCTTTTCATCCGAATATTCCAGCGAGTAGTTTCACTTaccctaacaaacattattAAACTATAAAGTTTTTACCAGAGTAAGATTTGACCAAGCTTGGTAAGCAACTCACAAATAAGTTAAAATGGCCTCCGAAGCGATTAGACACATTGTTCAACTTAAGCTCGGGGTTTCCGCTGGGTCAttcgtttgcgtctaagcttttgtttgagagatcaactcgaagaagaaagcttagttaactaggctagctTTCTAcaagagaaaataaattttgtttgcaCAGGGAGAGAGTACATAAAAATGGTTTTAGTATAGTCTTAGGTTTGCGAAAGTAACACTTTTGCTTTCTGTTCAGCTTAAAAGAGATCTAAAATCCTCCTCAGGAGGATCTTAAAAAAATCTACGAAACAAAtcttgtttaatgtttttatggCCCTTAATATGCTCGAACTATATTTGGTACATATTTATTTACTTCAGAAATAAAGTTTTGTAGCTTTAGGAGACCAGCAAAATAAGGGTGGGCTTCTTAGTTTCATCTTTGTtgaataaagaagaaaattttgttaaataattAAGGAAAGAATATTAAACATATTGGAAGCTTTACCATTACAATGTTTTTCACAATAGGCATTTTTGTACCTATTTTGGAAATATGAGTTTGCTGTCTGCAATATAAGTCTCTGGTTGCATCTACTGACATGTCATGAATTGGAAAGGGCTTCTATGGTACTTTTGATGTAACTGACTGGTAACTAGCTAGCATGAAAAATCCCTTTTTTGGCAGCGGTGGAAAACGTCGCAGAAATATACTTTTTaagcatattttatttaaaataataacaaaaatagaCAAGAATACAATAGACAAAGAAAACAATGTGATTTGATCTAAAACTTGCAGGTGACGTCTGACTGTATTTTGTGAAAGTTATCCTTTCCAATTTTAGTTGATGCCCAAATAGCATTCTCATCAGCAGGTGCATTAGTTAACACCCAAGTGGTCAGGATAACAGGTTTACCATTTTTGATGCGATATTGTCCAGACCAACCAGTGGTAGAGAACCAAGATTGGTGCTTACCCTgtaatgtaaaaattttaaaagtaattaaTTTTATAGATAATAACTTAGAATGCATTTTTTAAGCAACGTAAGATGGTTATTTTTGTCCATATCTACACGTTTTTAAAACCTTATTGGAATAAATGCTCTTTTAAAGATTGTTCTCACAAGCAATGATTTACAGCCTTTTCATTTTAGCCTTGCATTAAAGCGGAATGCCGGATTTTTGGTTAATCAAGCTGTGATAATTCTTGCTGAAGTCAGCGTGACCCATTTTTTCAAATTCATTTGATCTTTCTGGCCGCTATCGCAGAAATTGCGATTAGCAAATTTGCACCGTTTCTTACCCACCCTACACTGCCAAAGTAGAACTTTACAACTACAAAAAAAGAAACTGTcattttgcagaaaaaatattcttacaaTTGTAAATATGAAGTTGTCTAATGCTTGCTTAATTTTATTCAACTAATTTTCGTAATTTAtgtaagaaagaaaaagaaaataagaaattatagtttttgaaaataaactgAAGTGTGCAACAAAGAAGTTCTTCAATGGGGACAAAAAATCAAGACATTATGTTACAGATTGCAAAACTTACCGCAAAAGTCACAACCCATCCAATTGATGTTGGTGTACCAAGCCCTACGAGTCCCACCAAATCAAATGTCGGGCGTTTTAAAGGAGAGCGACTCACTGCCGTACAATACTTTCCAACCAAGTTTCTTCCTTTTTGTGTTATAACCATTGTTGAGCCCAGTTGGTTTTTCCATGTCCCTGCAATAGTTGGAAGACCTAAAAACAAACACTGAGTAACATTCCTgggtaataatttttattttttaaattataataaatttcTTACTTAGTGTGTT
This window contains:
- the LOC130646272 gene encoding streptavidin-V2-like gives rise to the protein MSKFSIFGIFLLSVCVLGQKAKNNTLSLPTIAGTWKNQLGSTMVITQKGRNLVGKYCTAVSRSPLKRPTFDLVGLVGLGTPTSIGWVVTFAGKHQSWFSTTGWSGQYRIKNGKPVILTTWVLTNAPADENAIWASTKIGKDNFHKIQSDVTCKF